TCCCCACCCAAATGGGCCTTGACAGGCCCACCCGCCTCATGTAGTATGATTTTGTCGCCGCAGGCGAAGGGTGAGCTAACCCTTTGATTTAACTAAAAGAAATTTTACAGGAGGGGTCTCTTTATGGGTACGGCCAGGTCCATGCAGCTTCTTAAAAAGGCGGAAAAACTTATCCCCGGCGGGGTGGATTCGCCCGTTCGGGCCTTTAAGGCCGTCGGTGGGAAGCCGCTCTTCATAAAGAGGGCCAAGGGCTCGAAAATCTACGATGCGGACAACAACGCCTATATAGACTACGTGGGGAGTTGGGGGCCGATGATTCTCGGCCATGCGGAGGCTAAAGTGACGGCCGCTATTAAGAAGGCCGTCGACAGGGGCACCAGCTACGGCGCGCCAACGGATCTCGAGGTCGAGCTCGCCGAGCTTGTCACGGGGGCCTTCCCGTCCATGGACATGGTGAGGTTCGTGAACTCCGGCACCGAGGCCACGATGAGCGCCATAAGGCTCGCCCGCGCCCATACCGGCAGGGACAGGATCGTAAAGTTCGAGGGCTGCTACCACGGCCACTCCGACGGTCTGCTCGTTAAGGCCGGGAGCGGGGCGGCCACCTTCGGGGTGCCGGACAGCCCCGGCGTACCCGAAGACATAGCGAAGAACACCTATAACGCGGTCTTTAACGACCTCCGCTCGGTCAGGAGGATATTCGAGAAGGACCCCAAGGGGGTGGCCTGCGTGATAGTCGAGGGCTCGCCCGGGAACATGGGGGTGGTCAAGCCCAAGGCTGGCTTCATGGAGGGACTCAGGGTGCTGACGAGAACCTACGGGGCCGTATTCATAATGGACGAGGTCATGAGCGGCTTCAGGCTCTGCTACGGAGGGGCGCAGACGGTGCACAACATAGCGCCCGACATGACGTGTCTGGGGAAGGTCATAGGCGGGGGGCTCCCGGTGGGCGCCTTCGGAGGAAAGAGGGAGATAATGGAGAAACTCGCGCCGGTCGGGCCGGTCTACCAGGCCGGTACGCTCTCGGGGAACCCGCTTGCCATGACCGCGGGCATAGAGACCCTCAAGCAGCTCCAGAAGAAGGGCGTATATGAAAAACTTATCGAGACCACGGACACCCTATGCGACGGCATAAGGGAGGCCGCCAAGGCGAGGGGTGTCGAGTGTCGGGTGGCGAGCGCCGGGAGCATGTTTACGGTATTCTTCAGCGACAAGCAGGTAAAGAGCTATAAGGACGCGAAAGGCTGCGATATGGAGAAGTTCTCGAACTACTTCGGGCGCATGTTAAAGCACGGCGTCTACCTGCCGCCGAGCCAGTTCGAGGCCGCGTTCGTGAGCCTCGCCCACACAAAGGCCGACATCACAAAGACGCTGGAGGCCGTGGATAAGAGTTTTAAAGGACTGTAGGCATACAGGGCGCCATAACTTCGCATACCTTCGTTGCTCCTCTGTTCGTCGCTTTGGCGTACACAAAAGTACGCCTCACTCCTCACCTTCGTCGCGCCTCGGTCTGCTTTGTTCTGACGCCCTGTATGTGTATTACTCGACCTGCCGGGTAATGTCTGAGAAGGCGTCGATTTCTTCCTGAAGCTACGCAATTGTAATTCCCTCCAAAGTGTTGTATATTCCTATCGATAATCAATAAAGATGGTTTCGGCGTGAGGACACGCCGAAACATGGACTTGGGGTCAACTATACTGTGAAAGAAACGTGGCAATTCATTATAGGTATTTCATTTTTTTTCGTCGCTCTTGCTTATTCATTGGCATCGGCATTCACAAAAATATTTTATGCTAATAAAGACATAAGTGAATTAAGCCATATTGAAAGGGATATTCTCTACGGGAGAGCGTCGTTTGCCCAAAAATTATCCTGTTTCTTATTTAACCTTATCTCGTCACCGTTTAGTCCAGCAGTGTGGATCGTGTCCATCTTGTTGGGCGGTATTATTATAATTCTCTTCAGAGTCCTTTGACTAAGGCGCCATATTATGAGCACAATCTCCAATCTTTCAGTTTACTATGAACTTGCTAAAGAATCGTTGGCCGAATGTCAGCGACTCTCGAAAAGTCAACGGAGACCCAAGGCTGGCGGTGAACCAGGGCACATCATTACTTATGACCCCACGGCCAAGTCTTTTAAACATGCTTTAACAGCAATTGTATTCTCCGGGATTTATCTCGAAGCTTTGATGTTCGTCGAGGGACGCAAGCGACTTGAAAAACGCCAATATAAGAAGATGGACGGTCAGACTTACGAACAGAAGTTGTGTGCTTTGGGCATAACGGATGCAAAGGTTCTTAGCGCATGTGCGAAGTTTAGAAAAACCCGTAACGACCTCGTGCATGAAGAAGCAATAGATTTGTCACTGGCAACGAAAAAGAAGTTTCGCTGGGCTCAGGATGAAGCCGAGCATGCTCTGGATTTTATAAGCAATATTTCGACGTTGTTGCATCGAGGGCCCTAATAAATTGATATTCCATGTTTCGGTGTGGGGACACACCGAAACATGGAAGAAGGAGATAATATTGCGTGTCATTAGATTAATTGTGCTATTTGTTGTTTTTGGAGCTATTGCAATATTTATATCAGGTTTTATAAGTGTGCCCGTTTCTGACTATTTATTTCTTAGTTTGATATTATCTCCAATGGCTATCCTTCAGCAAGACATAGTGAAATGTAGGTCTTCAATGATGTCGGGTAAT
The DNA window shown above is from Thermodesulfobacteriota bacterium and carries:
- the hemL gene encoding glutamate-1-semialdehyde 2,1-aminomutase, which gives rise to MGTARSMQLLKKAEKLIPGGVDSPVRAFKAVGGKPLFIKRAKGSKIYDADNNAYIDYVGSWGPMILGHAEAKVTAAIKKAVDRGTSYGAPTDLEVELAELVTGAFPSMDMVRFVNSGTEATMSAIRLARAHTGRDRIVKFEGCYHGHSDGLLVKAGSGAATFGVPDSPGVPEDIAKNTYNAVFNDLRSVRRIFEKDPKGVACVIVEGSPGNMGVVKPKAGFMEGLRVLTRTYGAVFIMDEVMSGFRLCYGGAQTVHNIAPDMTCLGKVIGGGLPVGAFGGKREIMEKLAPVGPVYQAGTLSGNPLAMTAGIETLKQLQKKGVYEKLIETTDTLCDGIREAAKARGVECRVASAGSMFTVFFSDKQVKSYKDAKGCDMEKFSNYFGRMLKHGVYLPPSQFEAAFVSLAHTKADITKTLEAVDKSFKGL